In a single window of the Blattabacterium cuenoti genome:
- a CDS encoding NAD(P)H-hydrate dehydratase: protein MKILSLNQIRKADQYCIDSELISPIQLMERAAKSCFDWIIHNKYFKIRKIPFIVLVGNGNNGGDGLYLSYMLHLYGAIVSVYAVNISNHFSNEFLINKHKILQHKITFKTIYKGEKFPFLNQKSYLIDAIFGIGFNREINQYWKSFFHYINEKKFLAVISIDIPSGLFMEKNNEDFKGIIKATHTLTFQVPKLPFLLPKYADYVGKWYLINIGWKNDFFRKIQTQNFYVDNVYIHAIYKKKVRKKFSHKGNYGHGIIIGGSFGMIGSIILSATASFRTGIGKLSVYVPYCGYQIIQNALPEAIVNTDEKKYCISNIVISNDNINAIGIGMGMGIHPKTVYALESFLLKKKKIPMVIDADAINILSYQLQLLDLLPEGTILTPHPKEFQKLCKKLWKNDYEKLYLLKEMSTKYKIFIVLKGAYSVISTPNGNLYFNSTGNAGMATAGSGDVLTGMIMSLLSQGYSPEESCIMGVYLHGLSGDIASKKLSEEAIIANDIINHIGEAFLKIKA from the coding sequence ATGAAAATTCTTTCTTTAAATCAAATTAGAAAAGCCGATCAATATTGTATTGATTCCGAATTAATTTCTCCTATTCAATTAATGGAAAGAGCAGCTAAAAGTTGTTTTGATTGGATTATTCATAATAAATATTTTAAAATTAGAAAAATTCCATTTATAGTATTAGTCGGAAATGGAAATAATGGAGGAGATGGACTGTATTTATCTTATATGTTACATTTATACGGAGCAATAGTTTCAGTATATGCAGTTAACATTTCTAATCATTTTTCAAATGAGTTTTTAATCAATAAACATAAAATATTACAACATAAAATAACTTTTAAAACAATTTATAAAGGGGAAAAATTTCCTTTTTTAAATCAAAAAAGTTATTTGATTGATGCCATTTTTGGAATAGGATTCAATCGTGAAATTAATCAATATTGGAAATCTTTTTTTCACTATATTAACGAAAAAAAATTTCTAGCAGTTATATCTATAGATATCCCATCTGGACTATTTATGGAAAAAAATAATGAAGATTTTAAAGGGATAATAAAAGCTACACACACTTTAACATTTCAAGTTCCAAAATTACCTTTTTTATTACCAAAATACGCAGATTATGTTGGAAAATGGTATTTAATAAACATTGGATGGAAAAATGATTTTTTTCGTAAAATACAAACTCAAAATTTTTATGTAGATAATGTATATATTCATGCTATATATAAAAAAAAAGTAAGAAAAAAATTTTCACATAAAGGAAATTATGGACATGGAATAATTATAGGAGGAAGTTTCGGTATGATAGGATCTATTATTCTTTCTGCCACAGCTAGTTTTCGTACTGGAATAGGAAAATTAAGTGTATATGTTCCTTATTGTGGTTATCAAATTATACAAAATGCACTTCCAGAAGCCATTGTAAATACAGACGAAAAAAAATATTGTATAAGTAATATTGTTATTTCTAATGATAATATAAATGCAATAGGAATAGGAATGGGTATGGGAATTCATCCCAAAACTGTATACGCTCTAGAATCTTTTTTACTAAAAAAAAAAAAAATCCCTATGGTGATAGATGCAGATGCTATAAATATCTTATCATATCAATTACAATTATTGGATCTTCTTCCGGAAGGAACTATTCTTACTCCACATCCAAAAGAATTTCAGAAATTATGTAAAAAATTATGGAAAAATGATTATGAAAAATTATATCTATTAAAAGAAATGTCTACAAAATATAAAATTTTTATTGTATTAAAAGGTGCATATTCCGTTATTTCAACACCTAATGGAAATCTTTATTTTAATAGTACAGGAAATGCAGGAATGGCAACAGCCGGTAGTGGAGATGTTCTCACTGGAATGATAATGAGTTTGTTATCTCAAGGATATTCTCCGGAAGAATCATGTATAATGGGAGTTTATTTACATGGATTATCAGGAGATATTGCTTCAAAAAAATTAAGTGAAGAAGCTATCATAGCTAATGATATTATTAATCATATAGGGGAAGCTTTTTTAAAAATTAAGGCTTGA
- the rodA gene encoding rod shape-determining protein RodA, translated as MIFFGCMNLYSVSPEKAEKQLIWILLSFVFIFIIFLFKPIHYKHITPFFFLFTLFLLIGVFFLGKNVNGSKSWYVFGSISFQPSELAKISTSLMIAHIMSQEDIKNNNKVLLHIFIILVLPAFLIFLQPDPGSSIVFSSFILTLYREGLSISFILYFLFSIFLFLISLNLSPWIIVLFLFIIFAFFFSFKKKTSFIDLFFYIFLFISFSIFSIFSPFFFQKFLKQHHKDRINILFQNEFDRKYRDNVGYNLLYSKTAIGSGKFFGKGYQKGTVTKGKFVPEQHTDYIFCTVGEEWGFIGSAILIIFYLLFISRIYFLSERQKDTFVRIFGYSVGNILFIHLIINLGMVMGLFPTIGIVLPFFSYGGSSLWSFTVLLFIFIRMDVSDQTCLI; from the coding sequence ATGATTTTTTTTGGATGTATGAATTTATATTCCGTATCTCCAGAAAAAGCAGAAAAACAATTAATATGGATATTATTAAGTTTTGTTTTCATATTTATTATTTTTTTATTTAAACCTATTCATTATAAACATATAACTCCATTTTTCTTTTTGTTTACATTATTCCTTTTGATTGGAGTATTTTTTTTAGGAAAAAATGTAAATGGATCAAAATCTTGGTACGTTTTTGGATCTATTAGTTTTCAACCATCTGAACTAGCTAAAATTTCAACATCTTTGATGATAGCTCATATTATGAGTCAAGAGGATATAAAGAATAATAATAAAGTATTATTACATATATTTATTATCTTAGTATTACCTGCTTTCTTAATATTTTTACAACCTGATCCTGGTTCTTCTATAGTTTTTTCTTCTTTTATCCTCACTTTATATAGAGAAGGTTTATCCATATCTTTTATACTTTATTTTTTATTTTCTATTTTTTTGTTTTTGATTTCTTTAAATTTATCACCTTGGATTATAGTTTTATTTTTATTCATTATTTTCGCATTTTTCTTTTCTTTTAAGAAAAAAACATCATTTATTGATTTATTTTTTTATATATTTTTATTCATTAGCTTTTCAATTTTTTCTATTTTTTCTCCATTTTTTTTTCAAAAATTTTTAAAACAACATCATAAAGACAGAATCAATATTTTATTTCAAAATGAATTTGATAGAAAATACAGGGATAATGTAGGATATAATTTGTTATATTCTAAAACGGCTATTGGTTCTGGAAAATTTTTTGGAAAAGGATATCAAAAAGGAACTGTTACAAAAGGAAAATTTGTACCTGAACAACATACTGATTATATTTTTTGTACAGTAGGAGAAGAATGGGGTTTTATAGGAAGTGCGATTCTGATTATATTTTATTTATTATTTATTAGTCGTATTTATTTTTTATCTGAAAGACAAAAAGATACTTTCGTAAGAATTTTTGGCTATTCAGTTGGAAATATTCTTTTTATTCATCTTATTATTAATTTAGGGATGGTTATGGGTCTTTTTCCTACAATAGGAATTGTTTTACCTTTTTTTAGTTATGGAGGGTCGTCTCTTTGGTCTTTTACTGTTTTATTATTTATCTTTATAAGAATGGATGTATCAGATCAAACCTGTTTGATTTGA
- the lnt gene encoding apolipoprotein N-acyltransferase translates to MFIAFIPLLYIENYLNHSFFSILLFSFITFLTWNVISTWWLSYSKRTNGTFAVEAFLIPVLLNAFFMSIIFSFYSWIKKYEKSKKIGYIFLVCLWISFEKMHLEWELSWPWLNLGNGFASRTEWIQWYEYTGILGGSIWIWIVNIGFTESIVKYNIDKNILLFYKRIFLNIGIIFFMIFISNLIYIKYKGSQYKRTANVLILQPNIDPYNQKYSFSTDKLVSKLKKLINKKISEKSMIIVAPETIFPGKGNKIQIKDINKNKIIFSFKNYLKKKSPNTVFITGVELITLYHKNKSKTSTPIFLKKKNIQWVDIFNSVIQIGINKDIEFHHKSKLVPAVETFPYKKFFSPILGNILLNFGGTVMELGKENYPSVFLNPYLGIKIAPIICYESVFGEYVSNFFKKKNVELMVIITNDGWWGFSQGHKQHMYYARIRAIENRKYIARSANTGISCFINEKGEIMSYIPYGKEGFLYNKIYLNDKKTFYIKHGDFLSKISLLTIIIILLYTLTYNIISSKKCAINKLKP, encoded by the coding sequence TTGTTTATAGCTTTTATTCCTTTATTATATATAGAAAATTATTTGAATCATTCTTTTTTTTCTATTTTATTATTTTCTTTTATTACTTTTTTAACATGGAATGTAATTTCCACATGGTGGTTATCTTATTCAAAAAGAACTAATGGAACTTTTGCTGTAGAAGCTTTTTTAATTCCTGTGTTACTTAATGCTTTTTTCATGTCAATTATTTTTTCTTTTTATTCATGGATTAAAAAATATGAAAAAAGTAAAAAAATAGGATATATATTTTTAGTTTGTTTATGGATTTCATTCGAAAAAATGCATTTAGAGTGGGAATTATCTTGGCCATGGCTCAATTTGGGAAATGGTTTTGCTAGTCGTACTGAATGGATTCAATGGTATGAATATACGGGAATTTTAGGAGGATCTATATGGATATGGATAGTAAATATTGGATTTACAGAATCCATTGTTAAATATAATATTGATAAAAATATTTTATTATTCTATAAAAGAATATTTCTTAATATAGGAATAATTTTTTTCATGATTTTTATTTCAAATCTTATATATATAAAATATAAAGGAAGTCAATATAAACGTACCGCAAATGTATTAATTTTGCAACCCAATATAGATCCATATAATCAAAAATATTCTTTTTCAACAGATAAATTAGTTTCAAAATTAAAGAAATTAATAAATAAAAAAATATCTGAAAAATCTATGATTATCGTCGCACCCGAAACTATATTTCCAGGAAAAGGAAATAAAATACAGATAAAAGATATAAATAAAAATAAGATTATATTTTCATTCAAGAATTACTTGAAAAAAAAATCTCCAAATACAGTATTTATAACAGGAGTGGAATTAATAACTTTATATCATAAAAATAAAAGCAAAACTTCTACTCCTATTTTTTTGAAAAAAAAAAATATACAATGGGTAGATATTTTTAATTCTGTGATTCAAATAGGAATTAATAAAGATATTGAATTTCATCATAAATCTAAATTAGTACCAGCAGTGGAAACTTTTCCTTATAAAAAATTTTTTTCACCTATATTAGGAAATATATTACTTAATTTTGGAGGAACTGTAATGGAACTTGGAAAAGAAAATTATCCTTCTGTTTTTCTAAATCCTTATTTAGGAATTAAAATAGCCCCTATCATTTGTTATGAATCTGTTTTTGGAGAATATGTATCTAATTTTTTTAAAAAAAAAAATGTAGAATTAATGGTTATCATTACTAATGATGGATGGTGGGGGTTCTCACAAGGACATAAACAACATATGTATTATGCTCGTATTAGAGCAATTGAAAATAGAAAATATATAGCTAGATCTGCAAATACAGGTATTTCTTGTTTTATTAACGAAAAAGGAGAAATTATGTCATATATTCCTTATGGAAAAGAAGGTTTTTTATATAATAAAATATATCTCAATGATAAGAAAACTTTTTACATTAAACATGGAGACTTTCTTTCTAAAATTAGTTTATTGACAATAATCATAATTTTATTGTATACCCTGACATATAATATCATATCAAGCAAAAAATGTGCAATAAATAAACTCAAGCCTTAA
- a CDS encoding dihydrolipoamide acetyltransferase family protein, translating into MAEYNLTLPAMGESIAEATIIRWLKEEGDPIKKEDLLVEIATDKVDSEISSPVNGILKKKLFSPNEVAKVGSFIAILETEEKFSLELEDLTIIEKNKKRFYSPLVRTIAHREGISFYELETIEGTGDKGRVTKKDILKYIHIKKNRIIIPKYEYDRILFSCNNNKNTNHNQKEEVIEMDRMRRITAEHMMNSKNISAHVTSFVEADVTNIVKWREKIKDTFQKNTGEKLTLMSVFVECVVKAIKDHPMINISVNGTNIIKKRNIHIGLATALPNGNLIVPVIKNADSYNLVGLIKIINDLIKRAKSNQLKPEETQGGTYTISNIGSFGNLFGTPIIHQPQVAIMAIGLIQKKLSIIETPDGDIIGIRHKIYLSHSYDHRVIDGVLGGCFAKKVALYLEKFNCYIKI; encoded by the coding sequence ATGGCCGAGTATAATTTGACCCTTCCAGCCATGGGTGAAAGTATAGCTGAGGCTACTATCATTCGTTGGTTAAAGGAGGAGGGAGATCCTATAAAAAAAGAAGATCTTTTAGTAGAAATAGCTACAGATAAAGTAGATTCTGAAATATCTTCTCCTGTAAATGGTATATTAAAAAAGAAACTATTTTCTCCTAATGAAGTTGCTAAAGTAGGAAGTTTCATAGCTATTTTAGAAACGGAAGAAAAATTTTCTTTAGAGTTAGAGGATCTTACAATAATAGAAAAGAATAAAAAACGTTTTTATTCTCCTCTTGTACGTACTATTGCTCATAGAGAAGGGATCAGTTTCTATGAATTGGAAACAATAGAAGGAACTGGAGATAAGGGACGTGTTACTAAGAAAGATATATTAAAGTATATTCATATTAAAAAAAACAGAATTATTATCCCTAAATATGAATATGATAGAATTTTATTTTCATGTAATAATAATAAAAATACAAATCATAATCAAAAGGAAGAAGTAATTGAAATGGATAGAATGCGTAGGATAACTGCAGAACATATGATGAACAGTAAAAATATTTCTGCACATGTCACTTCTTTTGTAGAAGCAGATGTCACTAATATAGTAAAATGGAGAGAGAAAATAAAAGATACATTTCAAAAAAATACGGGAGAAAAATTAACTCTTATGTCTGTTTTCGTGGAATGCGTAGTAAAAGCTATAAAAGATCACCCCATGATAAATATTTCTGTCAATGGAACAAATATAATAAAAAAAAGAAATATTCATATAGGATTAGCTACAGCTTTACCCAACGGGAATTTAATTGTTCCTGTAATCAAAAATGCAGATTCTTATAATTTAGTAGGATTAATAAAAATTATCAATGATTTGATAAAAAGGGCGAAATCTAATCAATTAAAACCTGAAGAAACTCAAGGAGGAACTTATACAATTAGTAATATTGGAAGTTTTGGAAATCTTTTTGGAACACCAATTATACATCAACCGCAGGTAGCTATTATGGCTATAGGTTTAATTCAAAAAAAATTATCTATTATAGAAACTCCAGATGGAGATATAATAGGAATAAGACACAAAATTTATTTGTCTCATTCTTATGATCATCGTGTAATAGATGGAGTTTTAGGTGGATGTTTTGCTAAAAAAGTAGCTCTATATTTAGAAAAATTTAATTGTTATATAAAAATATAA
- a CDS encoding inorganic diphosphatase: MKFSFDALIEIPKGSRNKYEFDKKNNLIRLDRVLYSPMSYPTDYGFIPKTLSMDGDPLDVLVFLTEPTIPGCLIEVKPIGIFFMTDEKGEDEKIICVPVADPNYNRINDIDEIALHTKKEIEHFFLVYKDLENKKVKIGNWKNRKEAISVYQQSCLRYQNHLTQM, translated from the coding sequence ATGAAATTCAGTTTTGATGCACTTATTGAAATTCCCAAAGGGAGTAGAAATAAATATGAATTTGACAAAAAAAATAATCTAATTCGATTGGATCGGGTATTGTACTCTCCTATGAGTTATCCCACAGATTATGGTTTTATTCCAAAAACTCTTTCTATGGATGGAGATCCATTAGATGTGTTAGTTTTTTTGACAGAACCTACAATTCCAGGTTGTTTAATAGAAGTAAAACCTATAGGAATTTTTTTCATGACAGACGAAAAAGGAGAGGATGAAAAGATTATTTGTGTTCCTGTTGCAGATCCTAATTATAATAGGATAAATGATATTGATGAGATTGCTTTACATACTAAAAAAGAGATAGAGCATTTTTTTTTAGTATATAAAGATTTAGAAAACAAAAAAGTGAAAATAGGAAATTGGAAAAATAGAAAAGAAGCTATCTCTGTATATCAACAATCTTGTCTGCGATATCAAAATCATTTAACGCAAATGTAA
- the mrdA gene encoding penicillin-binding protein 2 yields MKKLYKFYILLSFVGVIFIIRLFYIQIYTEKYILNAFNTSIKQEIIIPERGSIFDRNDNLLVFNKSIYELIVIPILIDEHFNIMEFCNLVGIEKNTFSKNLEKAKAYSKYLPSVFLPFISKEKFATIQEKLYKYKGFDWTKRSLRDYKVESSANVLGYIGEVTQKDIKKESNYYQIGDFIGWAGVEKSYEKTLRGKKGVKYWVRDRKGCIIGSYNNNKNNIKAVSGNDISLTIDWNLQNYAEQLMYQKKGGIVAINPKNGEILSLVSSPINNPNLFVGINRSKEFQKLIKDTIDNPLFDRTTQARYPPASPFKLLTELAGLQMGVVDTNTTFICYKGFKYGKKRIHCHSGIHGLPIGIETAVAVSCNNYFAQVYKRVIEKYPRNLTKGLNEWCDIIKSFGFGNYLYNDLATGEKGVIPSGDYYNKKYGTTKWNAITIISNSIGQGEINVTPIQLANMVCAIANRGFFYTPHIVKRINHQPISNPNYTVAKHTKVKSKYFDLIINGMEKVFMIGTGRNFKSSDIRMAGKTGTAQNFIKINHKIVSLPDHSIFILFAPVEDPKIAISVIIENGGFGSRWAGPIASLIAERYIKNNVDRKNLETKIMTSGLKKVYNSIAKMKRLNNSYTKIEK; encoded by the coding sequence TTGAAAAAATTATATAAGTTTTACATTTTATTGAGTTTTGTAGGTGTCATTTTTATAATTAGGCTATTTTATATACAAATATATACGGAGAAATATATTCTGAATGCTTTTAATACTTCTATTAAACAAGAAATTATTATTCCTGAAAGAGGATCAATTTTTGATAGAAATGATAATTTATTAGTTTTTAATAAATCTATTTATGAGTTAATAGTTATTCCTATTCTTATAGATGAACATTTTAATATTATGGAATTTTGTAATCTTGTAGGAATTGAAAAAAATACTTTTTCTAAAAATTTAGAAAAAGCAAAAGCTTATTCTAAATATTTGCCATCTGTTTTTTTACCTTTTATTTCAAAGGAAAAATTTGCCACAATACAAGAAAAATTGTATAAATACAAAGGATTTGATTGGACAAAACGTTCTCTTAGGGATTATAAAGTAGAAAGTTCAGCTAATGTTTTAGGATATATAGGAGAAGTCACTCAAAAAGATATTAAAAAGGAATCTAATTATTATCAAATAGGGGATTTTATTGGTTGGGCTGGAGTAGAAAAATCTTATGAAAAAACTTTGAGGGGGAAAAAAGGAGTAAAGTATTGGGTTAGAGACAGAAAAGGATGCATTATAGGTAGTTATAATAATAATAAAAATAATATTAAAGCTGTAAGTGGAAATGATATCTCTTTAACTATAGACTGGAATTTACAAAATTATGCAGAACAGCTTATGTATCAAAAAAAAGGAGGAATAGTCGCTATAAATCCTAAAAATGGTGAAATTTTATCCTTGGTATCTAGTCCCATTAATAATCCTAATTTATTTGTAGGTATTAATCGTTCTAAAGAATTTCAAAAATTAATAAAGGATACAATAGATAATCCTTTATTTGACCGAACTACACAAGCTCGTTATCCACCTGCCTCTCCATTTAAATTACTTACTGAATTAGCAGGACTTCAGATGGGGGTAGTAGATACCAATACAACTTTTATATGCTATAAGGGATTTAAATATGGAAAAAAAAGAATTCATTGTCATTCTGGAATTCATGGATTACCTATAGGAATAGAAACTGCTGTTGCTGTTTCTTGCAATAATTATTTTGCACAAGTTTATAAACGTGTTATAGAAAAATATCCTAGAAATTTGACAAAAGGTCTTAATGAATGGTGTGATATTATAAAAAGTTTTGGTTTTGGAAATTACTTATATAATGATTTAGCTACAGGAGAAAAAGGAGTAATTCCTTCTGGAGATTATTATAATAAAAAATATGGAACAACAAAATGGAATGCCATTACAATTATTTCTAATAGTATTGGTCAAGGGGAAATCAATGTTACTCCTATACAATTGGCTAATATGGTTTGTGCTATAGCAAATAGGGGTTTTTTTTATACTCCACATATAGTAAAACGAATTAATCACCAACCTATATCCAATCCTAATTATACTGTTGCTAAACACACTAAAGTTAAAAGTAAATATTTTGATTTAATTATTAATGGAATGGAAAAAGTTTTCATGATTGGAACTGGAAGAAATTTTAAGTCATCTGACATTAGAATGGCTGGAAAAACAGGAACCGCTCAAAATTTTATTAAAATTAATCATAAAATAGTTTCTTTACCTGATCATTCTATTTTTATATTGTTTGCTCCAGTAGAGGATCCAAAAATTGCTATTTCTGTTATAATAGAAAATGGAGGATTTGGATCTCGTTGGGCCGGACCTATTGCTAGTCTTATTGCAGAGAGGTATATTAAGAATAATGTCGATAGAAAAAATCTTGAAACAAAAATAATGACTTCAGGACTTAAAAAAGTATATAATTCAATAGCAAAAATGAAAAGATTAAATAATTCTTATACAAAAATTGAGAAATAA